TTTTTCAGACTGAGAAATCCGCTGATCAACAGCAGAGTCACAAAAATCCCGCCGGATGCTGACGCCAGCCTGACACTCACGGTATAGGGAATGAACAGGGTCGCGATCATCAGGAGTGCTCCTGCAAGGGCAACAATGGTCAATATCCGGTTGAGCCGTGGCAAGTTGTCTTTTAACTGGAGAAAATCCATGGAGAAAATGCCACCAAACAAGAGGCATCCTCCTACAAAAACAGGAAGACTCCGATTACCCCACCAGGGATAATCAGGCCATAAATACTCAAATCCGACTCCGTTCAAGGTCAGTTGAAATCCGGCAAACGCAGTGATGAAAGCCACATAGTACAGATAACTTTTATCGCCCACGCCAATAAACAGGAACAGATTGTAAAAGATCATGACGAACATGATTCCATAATACAATCCTAGGCCAAATTTTTCATTATTGATCTGTTCAAGCAGAGCGTGTGCTGTCCAAAGTCGCATTGGTAATTGTAAAGACCCCAGAGTTTCCACACGGAAATATAAAACGGTTTCAGACTTTGGCGGGAAATTGAGGGAGAATAGAAAATTTCTGAAATGAATCTCCCGTTGATGGAACGGAAAAATATCACCGGCCTGGCGCATGTGATACTCGCCGGTCTGATCAGGTGCATAGAACTGAATCTGATCCAGCAATGGATAAACAAATTCCAGGAACATCTCTTTCCATTCCCGCGATGGATTTGTTACAGTAAACCGGAACCAGTAGGCTGACTGTGTAAAACCAAAGTTGAGCGATTTGGCAGAATCATTGCGGACAAAATTTTTGGAAAAAACAGAATCGCTGATTTCAGCAAAGGTCCATTGATGCTGTGTATCTTCCACCCAGTCCACCAACGTATCGACCTCATAGGAAGGCTCCGGGCCAAGGTCAAGAACAGATGCCCGGACCTGACCGTGCATTGCCAGGAAGGCTCCCAAAATAAATATTTGTATGATTCTTGTCACGTCGTCACTCCTGCTTGACTGCTATGCCCTGATACATATACCCCGCCCATTTGGGCACACCTTCGAGATAAAACCGTTTCAGGGAATCAATCGTATTGAATTGCCGCGAAATGATCTGAACAATATCCCTGTTCAAATGACAACCATCCCCGACTTTTTTTTGAAGAGGGGTCAGTCGATGTTGCCATTTTTGGACAGAGGGTTCCTCACTCAATCCATGTTCCATGAAAAAAAAGCGCCCTCCAGGTTTCAATAACCGAAACACTTCCCGGAGTGCACGATCCACTTCCTGAATGCTGCATAACGTCCAGGTGCTCACAATACAATCAAAGGAGTAATCGGCAAGAGGGATATTGTTCCCGTCAAGTGTTTCCACTTTTACTGTTTTGCCACTTTGTTCGATGCGTTTTGAGGCGAGATGATGCATTCCCGAGTTATTATCAATGGTCGTCAGGACTTTGACATGTTCAGGATAGTGGCGCAGATTCAGTCCTGTGCCAAAACCAATCTCCAAAACATTTCCGCTGACATCCTTCAATAATTCCTGCCTTAATTGTCCTAATGTCCCGGATGACATGGTATAATCCATTAAAACCGGAAAAACATAGCGTGAGTAAATTCCCATTGAGTCCCCATCAAAATAATTGTTCAGGTAATATTTATTCGGTTATCGACTCAAGTCTGTTTTGTCAATTGAAACTTGTCATCAATACAATAACAGAACACAGGACAACCACAGAATAATCGCTTGAGCCTTCTGCGTTCATTGCTATAAGAGTCGTTTCCATTTTTTTATTTCTATACTTTTCCTGATTTGTAAGCGCTATGATCACTGTTGCCAACCTCAGTATCAATTTTGGACACAAAGTCCTGTTTGAAAATGTAAGTCTCAAGTTTGACAAGGGTAAACGTTACGGGCTTGTGGGCTCTAACGGTTCCGGAAAAACCACTTTTCTCAAAATTCTTGCGGGCGATGTTGCCGCTGGTGATGGGCAGGTCGTGATTCCTCAAGGTCTCAAGGTGGGCGTGTTGCGTCAGAATCATTTTGAATATGAAGATTCCATGATTCTGGATGTGGTTCTGCAGGGAAATCCTGTGTTGTGGAGTGCACTCCAGGAAAAAGAAGTATTGCTCCAACATCCTGAACTGGATCATGAGGGGGGACATCGGCTGGGGCATCTGGAGGAAATCATCTTTGAACAAAATGGTTATGTCGCCGAATCATTCGGTGCCGAACTGTTGAGTGGCCTGGGTATCCGTGAAGAATATCACCGCAGACCGATGCGTGCCTTATCCGGTGGCTTCAAACTCAGGGTGCTTCTTGCTCAGACCCTGTTTCAGGAACCTGAACTGTTACTGCTCGATGAGCCCACCAACCATCTGGATATTCTTTCAATTCAATGGCTGGAACAATTCCTGATCAATCAATACAAGGGAATGCTGATCTTTATTTCCCATGACCAGAGTTTTCTTAACAGCGTTTCTACTCATATTGTGGATATCGATTATGAAACCATGATTCTCTATCATGGAAACTACGATTATTTTATGGAGGCCAAAGCGCTGGCCATGGAACAACGGTTGAAAGAGATCGCCAGTCAGGAACGGAAAATCGCGGATATGCAATCGTTTGTGGATCGTTTCAAAGCCAAAGCCACCAAAGCCCGTCAGGCACAGTCACGTATCAAGCAAATTGAAAAAATTGAAATTCCACCAATCAAACGCTCCTCACGGGTCATGCCTGTTCTTAAATTCGAACAAAAACGTCCCTCAGGAAAAACTGTTCTTGAAATCAAGCATATCAATAAAAAATTTGGTGATGTCTCTGTGCTCAAAGATATTTCCTTTACCGTAATGAAAGGCGAAAAAATCGCGATCATCGGCCCCAATGGAATTGGAAAATCGACCTTGCTTAAAATCATTCTGGACGAAATCAAACCCGATCACGGACAGTTTCAATGGGGGTATGAAACGTGGTGTTCTTATTTTGCCCAGGATCATCATGAACAATTGAACACCCAGATGAACGTCTATGAATGGCTCTATCAAACCGCACCACAGGAAACCATCGGCACCATTCGGGGAACCTTGGGCAAAGTCTTATTTTCAGGGGATGACGCGATAAAATCAATTCAGGCGTTGAGCGGAGGCGAAGCCGCACGGTTGTTGTTTGCCAAGATGATGCTGGAAAAATCCAATGTACTGATTCTTGATGAACCCACCAACCACATGGATCTGGAAGGTGTTGAAGCCCTGGAGGACGCGCTTGTGGAATATCCGGGAACGTTGCTGTTTGTAAGTCATGACCGCCATTTTGTCACCGCGCTGGCAACCCGGATCATAGAACTCACTCCAACCGGCGCGATTGATTTCAATGGTTCTTATACCGAATATCTGGCTCGACAGGGAAAAGATTATTTGAACCGCCAAAATCCAATCAGTACCACTCAAAGTTCCAAACCCAAAACATCCGCGGGATCGGCACTTTCTCACGAAGAACGGAAGGAACTCAAAAAGGAGTCTGTCAGAATCAATAAGCAACTGGATAAATTTTCTGGAATCATTGAAACTTTGGAGAAAGAAATCAAACAATTGGAAGATATTTTTTCAGATGTGAATTTTTATCAGAACAGTTCCCTGGAGGATGTGGAAAAAATTAATAAAACAAAAACACGGCTCGAAAACAAACTGGAAGAACAAATGCTGGAATGGGAATCCCTGATGAAAGCCCGTGAGGCTCTGGATGAAAAACTCGGGATAGAAGGTGACGTGGCATCATGAGCGAACAATTACAAAAACCTTTCTGGGAAACCAAATCCATGCGGGACATGACCCCCACAGAATGGGAACAGCTTTGTGACGGTTGCGCCATTTGCTGTCTGCACAAGCTTGAAGATGAGGATACCGGAGAAATTTGCTATACCCGCGTGGCTTGCCGTTTATTGGATCTGAATACCTGCCAATGCCAGGACTACCCCAACCGTTCCAAAAAAGTTCCAGGCTGTGTGATGTTGTCGCCAGATTGCCTGCCTGCCTGGATTCCTGACACATGCGCCTATCGTGTGTTGGGCTCAGAACAGCCTCTGCCCTGGTGGCATCCTCTGGTTTCCGGCGACCGTCAAACGGTGCGCCAGGCGGGAATATCCATTGGGGAAAAGGCCATCTCTGAACAATACATCAATCGAAACGAGCTTCAGCATTATCTCTGGGAAGAATAAGAAGATGAACTTATCAGTTTTTGGCGTGACAGATACCGTGGAACAATCCACTGGATGAAGAAACCGGCAAACACGGTGAGACCGTAATACCATAAAAATTCAGGGATTTCCCACTCCAGCTTGATTTTCCCACCAGCCCAGCTTCCATAAAAATGTAGCCACTTCATGACAGAAAACCATAGATTCAGTGTGAATTCTGTGATTTGGAACAGGGTTTGTTCCAGCCAATGATTTGGAATTGTCTCAAGATGCAATGTGCTTACTCCCAATGTTATGAGGCAAACAGGCAACACAAACACTCCCAGAACAGGAATCATGACAAGATTCATCCAGAATGATTCCAGTGAAACATATTGAAAATACCATGCCGTCACAGGCCATAAACCAAGACTGACCACACCTGTCACCCAGAAACTGCTCCAGCAATATCGCAGGATTTTATTGAGAGGATGGGCAGAAAATGACACCATTTTCGACAGAGGCGAAAACAGAAGGATGTACAACACCGCGGTGAAGGATAATTGAAATGAAATGTCATACATGGCAGTTGGGGACGCAACCAGAAAAATCACGGCGGTGACGCTCAGAATATCCAGTGAGCGATGATGATACCCCGCAAACCAGCGAACACAAACCCAGAAAGTGATCATGACTGCCGCCCGCAGAGCTGGTACCGGAAATCCCAGAAATCCGACATATCCCCAAATCAGACCCAGGCTGACAAAATGGCATCCCTGCAGGAAATGAATGGTCGATAACAGCGGCTGAATCCGTTTGCCGATTTGAATCACCATGAACAGACATAACCCGTAAATCAGTCCGATATGCAATCCGCTGATGGCTAGGATATGCGCCATGCCGGTTTCGTTGAAAACCTGACGGGTTTCTGGAAAATAACTTCGATGAGCCAGGGTGAGGGGAAGATAGATTGATGCGGCTTCCGGTGAGAGATAAAATTGAGCACGGTTGATCAGGCGTGCGCGCAAACTTGATAGCTTTTGAGACAAAATACCGGTGGGTTGTGTGACCTCATGGAACTGTGCGGATTTCAGCACAACATCGAGACGGTGCCTGTTCACAAGAACCGAGGTCGGCACACCGCTGAACTGAAAATGCTTTTTATAATAAAACCGTTTTTTTTGTCCCCGGTAAGGAAAACGCAGGAGCATCTCCTGAAATGACGCGGACTGGTCATGAGCCACTACCTGGACATTTTTCAAGTGCAACCGTAGCTCATTTTTTTCCTTGTCCGCAGTCAGGATTGTTCCACGAAATATTACAGGAATTTGTTGTTGCGTTTGCTCAATCAAATGTTGATGCCACTCAGGGATTTGAAAAAAGAATTGATACATCAAAAAAATAATGCCAGAGGCAATGAGCATGGCAATCAGATATACCCGAAAGCGAAAACTCCATAGAAGTGCCAACAATCCGCATGGAACAAGCCAGATCAACTGCATGATAAAACTATAAAGAAATTACTGATAAGTGTTTGTCTGTAACCAGACATTATTGATGCTTACGAGGACAATGAACGAATAAACCCATAATTTGACTCTTATGTTGAATGCAAGCATAAAAAATAAAAGCATCTTCAAATAGTCATAGCACATGAGATAATTTTCATCCAAAGCATGTCAACCCAAGAACTTACCGTGGTGGGCTATTCCATGATCGTACCTCAACTCCATGAAAAAATGCTTTATCATTTTTGTATTGTTTTACTTTTGGGAATCATGATGATTCCGGTTGGAACTTCAATAGCTCAGGAAGTTCCAGAAAAAGAAAATTGTGATAAATTGAACAATCCCCAGACTTATGAAGAAGTGATTGCCTTGCGTTACTGCATCAAACATCTCAAAGATCCAAGATCTCCAAGAAATCGTGCGAAACTGGCAAAAAAGCAATATGAGGGTTCTCTGCGGGTGAATGAAGCTCTTAAAAATCAGAGGGAATGTGTGCCAACTCCACAAGTTCCATGCGGACCGAAAAAAAAGATCAAACCCAAGCGTCCTCACGATTTTAGCTATGAAGCCTCTGTAAAAATGGTGGAAGACGTGAAAAAAACGTTACCCTGTATGCCGACTCCCGAGGTACCCTGTCCTGAAGTGCCACCGCAACCACCAGTACAAACAATTTCCGGGGGGAATATGAAAACTGATAACAAACAGGAAAAAAAGGCGGAGTGATCTTATGCAAAACTCCATGAAATTAATCATTGAAGATATCATCTTTGGCCCCTTGATCTGGTGTATTTTATTGGGCCTGGTGGTGATATGGCCGTTCAGTTCCAAAGAAACCCGAATACAATCGAAATATAAAGTAGTTTTAATGTTATGGGTTTCTCTCATGATTTGTTCCAGCAATGGATTCTATTTTTTATTTTCATATCCTTTACGACAGATGATACCTCCCAACGCTAAAAAACATGCTGACGCGATTATTGTCGCATCAGCAGGCGTCTATGATTCCGGTGCGCCCTCACCTGGTTCTACCTTGCGGGCTCATGCCGCAGCACAGTTATACCTTGAAAAACGGGCACCACTGGTCATTGTGGCTGGAGGTGTCACGGAACCTTACAAACCACCTGTGGATACCAAGGGAATACATATCATTCTTAAGGGAATGGGGGTGCCTGAAGATCATATTTTGATCGAAAACCAATCGGTCGATACACACATGAACGGGATTGAAACCGCAAAAATTCTGAACAAACTAAATCTCAAAACGATTATCCTGGTTTCTCATGATTATCATTTGCCCAGACTGGTGGCCGTGTTTGAAAAGCTCGGTTTTGAGGTTTATACCTTTGCGGCAAATCAGGCAGTATTGAGGGAATATGACCCCTGGTGGGTTTATTATTTTGACTGGCGTAATTTCAATAATCTCAAAACCATAGCCCATGAATATATGGGATTGCTCAGCTATAAATTCATGGGCCGGATTTGAAATATCACTGGGGTGTCAGGGTTACGGTGATGGGATCAGCCTTGAAACCAAAATCCTGATTTTTGAAACATGGGCGCCACCCACACCAACTGATCACTGGAATTTGAACAGTCCAGTTCAATGCCCCTCCCTGGTACGTCATCGTACTCAAGCTGGCAGTTTCTTTTTTTTCTTTGTTCCATTGTGAGGTTCCTGTGTCAGGAAGCAGGTTATTAGCAGCAATCTGTACACCACCAACGAGTGGGATCCACCAAGGAACTTCCAGCACCTGGCTATCAATATCCATGAAAACGGAATCCTGAGCCGTCAATGGTGCCGCTAGTGACAGCGTATC
This portion of the SAR324 cluster bacterium genome encodes:
- a CDS encoding class I SAM-dependent methyltransferase, with the protein product MGIYSRYVFPVLMDYTMSSGTLGQLRQELLKDVSGNVLEIGFGTGLNLRHYPEHVKVLTTIDNNSGMHHLASKRIEQSGKTVKVETLDGNNIPLADYSFDCIVSTWTLCSIQEVDRALREVFRLLKPGGRFFFMEHGLSEEPSVQKWQHRLTPLQKKVGDGCHLNRDIVQIISRQFNTIDSLKRFYLEGVPKWAGYMYQGIAVKQE
- a CDS encoding ATP-binding cassette domain-containing protein — its product is MITVANLSINFGHKVLFENVSLKFDKGKRYGLVGSNGSGKTTFLKILAGDVAAGDGQVVIPQGLKVGVLRQNHFEYEDSMILDVVLQGNPVLWSALQEKEVLLQHPELDHEGGHRLGHLEEIIFEQNGYVAESFGAELLSGLGIREEYHRRPMRALSGGFKLRVLLAQTLFQEPELLLLDEPTNHLDILSIQWLEQFLINQYKGMLIFISHDQSFLNSVSTHIVDIDYETMILYHGNYDYFMEAKALAMEQRLKEIASQERKIADMQSFVDRFKAKATKARQAQSRIKQIEKIEIPPIKRSSRVMPVLKFEQKRPSGKTVLEIKHINKKFGDVSVLKDISFTVMKGEKIAIIGPNGIGKSTLLKIILDEIKPDHGQFQWGYETWCSYFAQDHHEQLNTQMNVYEWLYQTAPQETIGTIRGTLGKVLFSGDDAIKSIQALSGGEAARLLFAKMMLEKSNVLILDEPTNHMDLEGVEALEDALVEYPGTLLFVSHDRHFVTALATRIIELTPTGAIDFNGSYTEYLARQGKDYLNRQNPISTTQSSKPKTSAGSALSHEERKELKKESVRINKQLDKFSGIIETLEKEIKQLEDIFSDVNFYQNSSLEDVEKINKTKTRLENKLEEQMLEWESLMKAREALDEKLGIEGDVAS
- a CDS encoding YcgN family cysteine cluster protein, whose amino-acid sequence is MSEQLQKPFWETKSMRDMTPTEWEQLCDGCAICCLHKLEDEDTGEICYTRVACRLLDLNTCQCQDYPNRSKKVPGCVMLSPDCLPAWIPDTCAYRVLGSEQPLPWWHPLVSGDRQTVRQAGISIGEKAISEQYINRNELQHYLWEE
- a CDS encoding ComEC/Rec2 family competence protein, with product MQLIWLVPCGLLALLWSFRFRVYLIAMLIASGIIFLMYQFFFQIPEWHQHLIEQTQQQIPVIFRGTILTADKEKNELRLHLKNVQVVAHDQSASFQEMLLRFPYRGQKKRFYYKKHFQFSGVPTSVLVNRHRLDVVLKSAQFHEVTQPTGILSQKLSSLRARLINRAQFYLSPEAASIYLPLTLAHRSYFPETRQVFNETGMAHILAISGLHIGLIYGLCLFMVIQIGKRIQPLLSTIHFLQGCHFVSLGLIWGYVGFLGFPVPALRAAVMITFWVCVRWFAGYHHRSLDILSVTAVIFLVASPTAMYDISFQLSFTAVLYILLFSPLSKMVSFSAHPLNKILRYCWSSFWVTGVVSLGLWPVTAWYFQYVSLESFWMNLVMIPVLGVFVLPVCLITLGVSTLHLETIPNHWLEQTLFQITEFTLNLWFSVMKWLHFYGSWAGGKIKLEWEIPEFLWYYGLTVFAGFFIQWIVPRYLSRQKLISSSSYSSQR
- a CDS encoding YdcF family protein — its product is MQNSMKLIIEDIIFGPLIWCILLGLVVIWPFSSKETRIQSKYKVVLMLWVSLMICSSNGFYFLFSYPLRQMIPPNAKKHADAIIVASAGVYDSGAPSPGSTLRAHAAAQLYLEKRAPLVIVAGGVTEPYKPPVDTKGIHIILKGMGVPEDHILIENQSVDTHMNGIETAKILNKLNLKTIILVSHDYHLPRLVAVFEKLGFEVYTFAANQAVLREYDPWWVYYFDWRNFNNLKTIAHEYMGLLSYKFMGRI